The window TGGGTAATAACTGATAAGGGATCAGATTTATttggatttgatcacccatggccgtatttgatcacctcataatactcaaagaatgattccttattctttaaataagacCATGCAGTCTTTTTTATCTCTCTGTAGTGATGCATCTAAGTTTAAGCCTATCGATGTAGTACTTGCAAGCAcacttatcttttttattattttttaaggtaTGACTTAAGGGACTCATTTCCATTGCTGACCACAAAGCGAGTTTTCTGGCGGGGCGTAGCTGAAGAGCTGCTATGGTTTGTCCAGGGCTGTACCAATGGCAAGAAACTGAGCGAGAAAGGGGTCCACATCTGGGACGCCAACGGGTCGCGGGAATTCCTGGATAACCTGGGCCTGAACCATCGAGAGGAGGGCGACCTGGGTCCAGTTTATGGTTTCCAGTGGCGCCATTTTGGGGCAGAGTACAAAGACATGCACGCAGATTACAGTGGTAAAAGTTTATTAAACTAATATTGTTAATAATTAATAAGCAGGTTACTTTAGGAATCTATAATTACTGTCCTGTATTGCTTTGTCAAGATGAATTAATAAGATTGctgtttaatttttgttgtaTAACAATGACAGTAATGACTTTGATGTTACTTTTAATTGgttgattaagaaaaaatactTCGCACACCCCATCTTTTTAATTAATGAGCAATTGTGTTTTTTATAACAAAGAatattaatacttttaaatttgaaaatcttaagTGAGCGTTAAATCGTCTGACATTTGACATTGCATTCATAGGAAGAATTACAATTTGTAGGAACTGTGTGGTTTGCATAACATTCAGCTTCTTTTATGACTTAATGGCGgatatacaataaataaatttaatatttattttgtaggTCAAGGAGTTGACCAATTGAAAAATGCCATTGAAAAGATTAAGAACAACCCTGACGATCGTCGCATCATTATTTCTGCTTGGAATCCATGTGACCTAGACAAGATGGCGCTGCCTCCCTGTCACGCTTTCATTCAGTTCTATGTCTGTGACGGAGAACTCTCCTCTCAGCTCTACCAGCGATCAGGCGATATCGGTCTTGGAGTGCCGTTCAACATCGCAAGTTATTCGCTTCTGACTTACATGATAGCCCATGTAACTGGACTCAAACCTGGTGATTTCATTCACACACTGGGAGACGCACATGTCTACGTGAATCACATTGAACCACTGAAAATTCAGCTCCAGAGAAAACCTCGACCTTTTCCAAAGCTCTTGATCAAACGTGAGGTGAAGGACATTGacgattttaaatttgaagattttgagATTGTTGGGTACAATCCTCATCCAAAAATCGCCATGGAAATGGCTGTGTAGATCTGTTAATGGCTTTGTAGTGCATTATGttaacttttaaatgtttaccaATTGTGTTTTGTTAATGCAAATTCAAGTTTTATTTGAATCTTGCTTCATGGTGCTTCAAAACATGTCACTtaatttatgcatgtatttaacaATGGTGAGTAATGCCAAAAAAATATgagttaaacatttaaaaaaagtaaaaaaaaatctttgtaatatacatgtaaatgcaaaaCTTCAGCTTGACTAAAAAGTTGTATGTTTGGTAAATGGtttaaaagaatgaatgtcAAACTGAATTTCAAACTGACAGAATCTCAACACATGAAGACAAATGACCCTTTAGTGCACATCACtttaacaataattattatgtaaacaGTCGCCAAGGAAACTATATTTTGTGAGCAAAGGTGAAAACTACATGAAAACTTTGACTAGCTAACTCTTCTATTTTGTGAAGATTgtaattcttattttttgtgtCGCATGAATACAGTAGTCCCTAATAAAGACCTGTGTTAATTATaataacattcatttttttatttcaatctcaATAGTGTACAATATAGGTAGAGTGTACTTGAGGCTCTTGTGTGACACCCAAGGAGGCtaaatggtcaacaaattaacaatcGAATCTaccttgaaatatttgatttgatgtgattttttttcagtcattaTAAGTCCATTATTTAGTGaagaaaattcttaattttCAGCCATAGAATTTGACTATGTTCctacacatgtatattatttcttAAGGAGATAAATATAGGTTAAAATTTGTGTTGACCATACAGCCCTCTTGATTGCACTAAGTTGTAGTCTTTTTGGGGGCTAGGAGAACTTGAAGAGATTCTTGATTTGATCTAGTGTGCACTTGTGCATGATGGGTGTATAAGTACATTAAGcatttgttttgaattacaaCAATTCCTCAACTCAATTCGTAGACATTTGAGTTCAACAGATATTGATGGAACAAATAATAAATGCTTTACTGTTTtgcaaagaattttttaaaatataattaccGGTATTGATTTAATAAGCTCTCTGGTTGATACCAGATATTTGCATTAATTCCTACCCAAACATATGGCCATTTCAACATTTATAATTGAACATTGGTCAGTAATAATGATAGCTTCGGTTCATTAAAATGATGAGCCTCTTTCTCTGAAATATGAAGTAAGCTTCAAGTTGAAACTTGGTATCTATAGAGaacaattgtcaaaaaaaaagacaaaccCATTTTTGAAATGAAGAAAGGGGGTTGTTAAAAATGTCCATTATTGTAATTTATTTCTAATTGCTACCTGTTTCTGATGATCTTTGTTCATCTgtcatactttaaaaaaaaattattgttataatTCACCAACAAAAACGGCGAGAAGAGAACTTCCTGATCCCATCACAAGGGGCATTAAAATTTggattaaaacaatataaattgaTGCTGTCTTAAACAATCATCTTCTCTACCAAATAACAATAAGTACATGGTTACACACAGCTTCAACAAAAAAGGTGAATCCTCAGACTAAGGGGTTCTcttgaaaatttaattgatgCTTATTTGATTAAAGAATTTGATAAAGAGAGAAACTATTAGAGATACCAACAGTTGGACTTCTAATGAACAGTGACATGCAGATAAAAAAGTGATTTGAAGCCATGGCCAAACAAATTGATAAACGCGATATTTCATTGGATGATCTATTTTTATTCCAAAGtagagaaaatcaaatgttttattgaCCTCTTAGGTCACGTGCAGGTGAATATTatgttctattttttttctagataaTTGGATATGAGCCAATCAGAGAGCTAGAAATTAATCAAtcatacaataaataaataattattattatacctcattataataattttattataatgatatatatatatatatatatatatatatatatatatatatatatatatatatatatatatcttcgcttgaaaacattcaatttgatatttttgtatttaatatatttaaacactGTCCAATATCAATAGATATATAAACAGTGTccaaaaacatatattaaacaatttctaATTCCAGTAGATATATTTAAACACTGTCCAATATCAAgagatatataaacaatgtcCAATACCAATTAACGGATATTACATTGTCCCAATACcaataaatatgtaaacaatgtCCAATACcaataaatatgtaaacaatgtCTAGTACCATGCAgtatataagcaaataaaaaatatatgtatataaacaatttccGATAccaataaatatatcaaaacaaattatGTCTAATGccagtaaatattttaaacaatatccggtatcagtaaaaataaaacaaagttcGATACCAATAAATATCAAGCAGTGTCCAATACCagaaatattaaacaaagaGGTGGCTAaaggtttttattttctatcttGTTTCACTCCTCCgaaaataaatcttttcttGTCAAATTCAATACACAACGTATAACAAAGTGTTAGCTGCGTTCATTACAAG is drawn from Crassostrea angulata isolate pt1a10 chromosome 5, ASM2561291v2, whole genome shotgun sequence and contains these coding sequences:
- the LOC128184613 gene encoding thymidylate synthase-like codes for the protein MKISVMFRNISMNSKCFFNARYPETCHRTVHVSGFYAYFWPMTYTTLFWRKPKRAKNKKMADCTTNGDHVQNSDSKTNQHDEELYLEAVQRVIDHGRRKSNRTGIDTLSTFGMQMRYDLRDSFPLLTTKRVFWRGVAEELLWFVQGCTNGKKLSEKGVHIWDANGSREFLDNLGLNHREEGDLGPVYGFQWRHFGAEYKDMHADYSGQGVDQLKNAIEKIKNNPDDRRIIISAWNPCDLDKMALPPCHAFIQFYVCDGELSSQLYQRSGDIGLGVPFNIASYSLLTYMIAHVTGLKPGDFIHTLGDAHVYVNHIEPLKIQLQRKPRPFPKLLIKREVKDIDDFKFEDFEIVGYNPHPKIAMEMAV